A part of Gramella sp. MAR_2010_147 genomic DNA contains:
- a CDS encoding DUF4402 domain-containing protein, which yields MKKITLLALLAVTGISFAQTDGTADVNAEIVSPIEINDGTALNFGSINGTATGGDVTVKTDGNRVFGNTDMEITSTTTVTAAQFSITAGNGVSYDISIPSTVLTGAGTDMNLVFAHDRTGPAERIGSGAAQELNVGGTLTVNDAQAAGAYEGTVTVTVNYN from the coding sequence ATGAAAAAAATTACCCTACTCGCTTTATTAGCTGTAACTGGAATTTCGTTTGCTCAAACAGATGGAACTGCAGATGTGAATGCTGAAATTGTAAGTCCAATTGAAATAAATGATGGGACTGCATTAAACTTTGGATCTATTAATGGTACTGCTACCGGAGGAGATGTTACAGTAAAAACAGATGGAAACCGGGTTTTCGGAAATACCGATATGGAAATTACTTCTACTACTACCGTTACCGCTGCACAATTCTCTATAACCGCTGGTAATGGTGTAAGCTATGATATTTCTATACCTTCTACCGTTCTTACTGGTGCAGGTACTGATATGAACCTGGTTTTTGCTCATGATAGAACAGGGCCTGCCGAAAGAATTGGTTCTGGAGCTGCTCAGGAACTTAATGTTGGAGGTACTTTAACTGTGAATGATGCCCAGGCTGCTGGTGCTTATGAAGGAACAGTGACCGTAACTGTAAATTACAATTAA
- a CDS encoding DoxX family protein encodes MNLRNVDLGILIFRIAIATLMLTHGYPKLIDFFGSDELKFADPIGLGEEISYTLVVFAEFVCSVFIVLGFLTRFAAIPLIITMAVAAFIVHVPDGFMKQELPILYMFGFILLAFTGGGKYSLDFYINKNKK; translated from the coding sequence TTGAATTTAAGGAATGTAGACCTTGGTATATTAATTTTTAGAATCGCCATCGCTACATTAATGCTTACACATGGCTATCCTAAACTTATTGATTTCTTTGGTTCAGATGAATTAAAATTTGCAGACCCAATTGGCCTTGGGGAAGAAATATCATATACGCTTGTTGTATTTGCAGAATTTGTATGCTCTGTATTTATTGTATTAGGTTTTCTTACAAGATTTGCGGCAATTCCTCTAATAATAACTATGGCCGTTGCGGCATTTATAGTTCATGTCCCAGATGGATTTATGAAGCAGGAATTACCTATACTGTATATGTTTGGATTTATTTTACTGGCTTTTACAGGAGGAGGGAAGTATTCATTGGATTTTTATATTAATAAGAACAAAAAATAA
- a CDS encoding DUF4402 domain-containing protein — protein sequence MRSFLYIFLFFLNAFAFGQQSSTAEVNSTAVIVEPIEISKSLDLHFGNVISGYNPGRLVLSPEGTRTAFGLQLSTGSPGQVSAAEAIVKHGNYDYSITLPETFKLFNEDNPNQFLLIDDFTVQPEVTGEEIDILKIGATLNLEANQASGFYTNATGFNVTVTYN from the coding sequence ATGCGCAGTTTCTTATATATCTTTTTGTTCTTTTTGAACGCGTTCGCTTTTGGTCAACAATCATCTACTGCAGAAGTTAACAGTACGGCAGTAATCGTTGAACCTATAGAGATTTCTAAGAGCTTAGATCTTCATTTTGGAAATGTTATAAGCGGATATAATCCTGGAAGGCTTGTTTTATCACCTGAAGGTACTCGAACAGCTTTTGGTCTTCAATTGTCAACAGGTAGTCCTGGTCAGGTAAGTGCTGCCGAAGCTATTGTAAAGCACGGAAACTACGATTATTCAATCACACTGCCGGAGACCTTCAAACTTTTTAACGAAGATAACCCTAATCAATTTCTTTTGATCGATGATTTCACAGTGCAACCTGAAGTCACCGGCGAAGAAATAGATATATTGAAGATTGGAGCAACTCTTAATCTGGAAGCTAATCAGGCTTCTGGGTTTTACACAAATGCTACCGGTTTCAACGTCACAGTAACCTATAATTAG
- a CDS encoding DUF4402 domain-containing protein — MKHSGKIFILVLTLAFMTVNKAEAQENPPVPIEVEVSTVQFLNFGAFAVGNSIGTVSVDSNGTRTWTGDATLLNTGATVSPALFDVYANPGTLINISHAPSFTLSGTSGQTIELKIDSYSTGKTFITNTNSQTPTPVYVGGTLNLGAISANGPGAYSGSFTITFIQE, encoded by the coding sequence ATGAAACATTCAGGAAAAATTTTTATTCTGGTTCTTACTCTGGCATTTATGACAGTAAATAAAGCGGAAGCTCAGGAGAACCCTCCAGTTCCTATAGAAGTAGAAGTTAGTACCGTACAGTTTCTAAATTTTGGTGCTTTTGCGGTAGGAAATTCTATTGGGACGGTAAGTGTAGATTCTAATGGGACCAGGACCTGGACTGGAGATGCTACCTTACTTAATACAGGCGCTACGGTTTCTCCTGCTTTATTCGATGTTTATGCGAATCCCGGAACTCTCATCAATATTAGCCATGCTCCAAGCTTCACATTATCTGGCACAAGTGGTCAAACCATCGAATTGAAAATTGACAGTTATAGTACTGGAAAAACTTTTATTACTAATACAAACTCCCAGACACCTACACCGGTTTATGTAGGTGGCACATTAAATCTAGGGGCGATTTCGGCCAATGGTCCCGGAGCATATAGCGGGTCCTTTACAATCACTTTTATTCAGGAATAA
- a CDS encoding OmpA family protein, which translates to MKKVITVTVLAATMLTSCVSKKKYVALEGELNDTRSTLQKTRVEKEEIEEKYARIEERVADYNAKINSLRTENDGMMEMNDLTVMSKNTKEKMKSTIAKIDPEKVKGAKTLEDSINLAVSYNLKQNISEGADEEDIDISVDETVVMINVSDKLLFGSGSYRVTKEAQPLLKKLAEVINSEPAMEVMIEGHTDDRTMVKESYIKDNWDLSVRRATSIVRLLQDKYDVEPSKLIAAGRSSYQPLVENSSKDNMAKNRRTRIVIIPNLDKFFAMLEGDASVAKN; encoded by the coding sequence ATGAAAAAAGTAATAACTGTAACCGTATTAGCAGCGACCATGCTAACCTCATGTGTTTCTAAAAAGAAATATGTAGCACTGGAGGGTGAATTGAATGACACCAGAAGTACCCTGCAGAAAACTCGTGTAGAGAAAGAGGAGATCGAAGAAAAGTATGCTCGTATTGAAGAAAGAGTTGCTGACTATAATGCCAAGATTAATTCTCTTAGAACTGAGAATGATGGTATGATGGAAATGAATGACCTAACGGTAATGTCTAAGAATACCAAGGAAAAAATGAAGAGTACAATCGCAAAAATAGATCCTGAGAAGGTGAAAGGCGCGAAGACTCTTGAAGACTCTATCAACCTTGCCGTGTCTTACAATCTAAAGCAGAATATTTCTGAAGGTGCAGATGAAGAAGATATAGATATTAGTGTTGATGAAACTGTAGTAATGATTAATGTTTCTGATAAACTTTTATTTGGAAGTGGAAGCTATAGAGTTACTAAAGAAGCTCAACCATTATTAAAAAAGCTAGCTGAAGTGATTAATAGTGAACCGGCTATGGAAGTGATGATTGAAGGTCATACAGATGACAGAACCATGGTGAAAGAGTCTTATATAAAAGACAACTGGGATCTTAGTGTTAGAAGAGCCACATCAATTGTTAGATTGTTACAGGATAAATATGACGTAGAACCATCTAAATTGATCGCAGCTGGTAGAAGTAGCTACCAACCACTGGTTGAGAATTCTTCAAAAGACAATATGGCTAAAAACCGTAGAACAAGAATTGTAATAATTCCAAATCTTGATAAATTCTTTGCAATGCTTGAAGGTGACGCTTCAGTAGCTAAAAACTAA
- a CDS encoding GreA/GreB family elongation factor: MSRGFVKEEDQEEPVLIPPRAAIPEGVINYVTPNGLTELKQELKDLENERAEVKAENDTEKRRSQSLIDGKINLLAERLQTARLLDPKDQPEDEIRFGANVKLQNENSGQIREFQIVGVDEANIKKKKIAFVAPIAKAVTGKKVGEEINFTLGAETRKLKVLAISY; encoded by the coding sequence ATGAGCAGAGGTTTTGTAAAAGAAGAAGATCAGGAAGAACCGGTTCTAATTCCTCCCAGAGCAGCCATTCCTGAGGGAGTTATAAATTATGTAACCCCCAATGGTCTTACTGAATTAAAACAGGAATTAAAAGATCTGGAAAATGAAAGAGCAGAGGTGAAAGCTGAAAATGATACTGAAAAAAGAAGATCTCAAAGTTTGATCGATGGGAAAATAAATTTATTGGCTGAAAGATTGCAAACAGCCAGACTATTAGATCCTAAAGATCAGCCTGAAGATGAAATCAGGTTTGGTGCAAATGTGAAACTTCAAAATGAAAATTCAGGACAGATCCGGGAATTTCAGATTGTTGGAGTAGACGAAGCCAATATTAAAAAGAAAAAGATCGCTTTCGTGGCGCCTATCGCAAAAGCAGTTACAGGAAAGAAAGTAGGCGAGGAGATCAACTTTACATTGGGTGCTGAAACGAGAAAGCTGAAAGTACTGGCTATTTCCTATTAA
- a CDS encoding fimbria/pilus periplasmic chaperone, whose amino-acid sequence MISKSNFLPTLLLIICFQGISFAQGDLMIMPKRIVFDGSQRSQEVNLVNTGSDSATYAISFIQYKMKEDGGFEQINEPEEGQRFANDFLRYYPRRVSLGPNEAQTLKVQVTRTGNLENGEYRSHLYFRAVEKQTALGSEETSEAENNISINIKTVFGISIPVIIRNGKSSTVIELNNIDLDTDNDVILSMDIHRKGNMSVYGNLSVKHIVDGNDPINIGIVKGIAIYTPNKKREFSFILQNTENVDLTKGVLEITYESEKGEVFARTIHELD is encoded by the coding sequence ATGATCTCAAAATCTAACTTTCTACCTACTCTACTTCTTATTATTTGTTTTCAGGGAATTTCATTTGCACAGGGAGACCTTATGATCATGCCTAAGCGGATAGTTTTTGATGGATCTCAAAGATCACAGGAAGTGAATCTGGTTAATACCGGCAGTGACTCTGCAACGTATGCTATTTCATTTATCCAGTATAAAATGAAGGAAGATGGAGGTTTTGAGCAAATTAATGAGCCGGAAGAGGGACAAAGATTCGCCAATGATTTTCTTAGATATTACCCAAGACGAGTTTCTCTGGGCCCCAATGAAGCTCAAACCTTAAAAGTTCAGGTTACAAGAACCGGAAATCTTGAAAATGGAGAATATAGATCTCATTTATATTTCAGGGCGGTTGAAAAGCAAACAGCTTTGGGCAGCGAAGAAACCAGTGAGGCAGAAAACAACATTTCCATCAATATAAAAACGGTTTTTGGTATTAGCATTCCTGTGATTATACGAAATGGAAAATCTTCTACCGTAATTGAATTGAATAATATCGATCTAGACACAGACAATGACGTTATATTGTCTATGGATATTCATAGAAAAGGAAACATGTCAGTTTACGGGAATTTATCCGTGAAACATATTGTAGACGGAAACGATCCCATTAACATAGGTATAGTTAAGGGAATCGCTATTTATACTCCGAATAAAAAACGTGAATTTTCATTTATACTACAGAATACTGAGAATGTAGACCTCACTAAAGGAGTATTGGAAATAACCTATGAATCTGAAAAGGGAGAAGTCTTTGCCAGAACTATTCACGAACTGGATTAA
- a CDS encoding DUF4402 domain-containing protein, with amino-acid sequence MLEIQKHLFLFFSLLMFSFYGIAQNSASASFTASVKIVEPISVQTTENMNFASIDARNGGSVILNPDHTREAIGGVLLDNASNVSAAVFEVKGQNGYSYNIDLPEGSFRMVNGANEIVVKDFEMSTSSATLNSDSQVISLGATLYIEPGQKPGIYSTPSPIEIMVSYN; translated from the coding sequence ATGTTAGAAATCCAGAAACATCTTTTTCTTTTTTTTAGTCTTCTGATGTTTTCCTTTTACGGAATTGCACAAAACAGTGCCTCTGCATCTTTTACTGCTTCAGTGAAAATAGTAGAGCCTATATCTGTACAAACTACTGAAAACATGAATTTTGCAAGTATTGATGCAAGAAACGGCGGATCTGTTATTCTTAATCCAGACCATACCAGAGAAGCAATAGGTGGTGTGCTACTTGATAATGCTTCAAATGTTTCAGCAGCTGTTTTTGAAGTAAAAGGTCAGAATGGATATTCTTACAATATTGATTTACCAGAAGGTTCTTTTAGAATGGTAAATGGTGCAAATGAAATTGTAGTAAAGGATTTTGAGATGAGCACTTCCAGCGCCACTTTAAATTCAGATTCTCAAGTAATTAGTCTAGGTGCTACACTATACATAGAGCCAGGACAGAAGCCCGGAATATATAGTACTCCCTCTCCTATAGAAATTATGGTAAGCTACAATTAA
- a CDS encoding SLC13 family permease encodes MSLEIIILFGIIISVIFLFALEVFPVDKIAFFIMVSLLLTNLISPEEAISGFSSPATITVLALMIIAIGLEDNGVIDWLANGLKKLRGLPLFFMVPVFMFIAGGISAFINTTAVVLVFVKIINELTEKYDIPNSKLLLPISFAGIIGGSCTLMGTSTNLIVNAVAVKRGVERFSFFEFTWLGGIFLVITIIIVSLMAHFLPKKQKNSISNVYDLDEFITKGIVAKDSGLIGKNIQDVFGNEAEGIEVIRMKREAVINEHPGKYTTLKEGDQLLLRCNIEQLIKLKESGDLTIIKKIDQKSTELEDSIDDSIEENIQVVELLMLPNSPLIGKSIKTVGWYDLHGAVPLAIRKRRSLRNPGRRIFDKKSDDIELRVGDRLLVEVTKNDLENLSKMDNISILQEHSDIKVSSIWKRNLTFGILLLVIGLSAFSIFPILKSALIGCFLMIFLKCINLGKVYSQVNWQIIFLLAGMIPLGVAMSNTGADQWISDSLLRIFEGQANFVIIGLLFLVTMFLSGFISNNATAIIIAPIAITIAANLNLDPKPFILAVLFASNFSFFTPVGYQTNTIIYGMGIYKFKHFLLIGGVLSIALWITATLLLSGQL; translated from the coding sequence ATGTCTCTGGAGATTATCATTCTTTTCGGTATCATTATTAGTGTAATATTTCTCTTTGCTCTGGAGGTTTTCCCAGTTGATAAGATTGCGTTTTTTATAATGGTAAGCCTTTTACTCACGAATTTAATTAGTCCGGAGGAGGCCATCTCAGGATTTTCAAGTCCGGCAACCATTACCGTACTAGCCTTAATGATCATTGCGATTGGACTCGAAGATAATGGGGTTATAGACTGGCTTGCTAATGGTTTGAAAAAATTACGTGGCCTGCCTTTATTCTTTATGGTTCCGGTCTTTATGTTTATTGCCGGTGGCATTTCAGCATTTATTAATACTACCGCGGTTGTTCTTGTTTTCGTAAAGATTATCAACGAATTAACAGAGAAATATGATATCCCTAATTCCAAGCTCTTACTTCCCATATCATTTGCTGGAATTATCGGTGGTAGTTGTACACTTATGGGAACTTCTACCAACCTTATTGTAAATGCCGTCGCTGTTAAAAGAGGAGTTGAAAGGTTTAGTTTCTTTGAATTTACCTGGCTAGGTGGGATATTTCTTGTGATCACGATTATCATTGTGAGTCTGATGGCTCATTTTCTACCTAAAAAGCAAAAAAACAGTATTTCTAATGTATATGATCTTGATGAATTTATCACCAAAGGGATTGTAGCAAAGGATTCCGGACTTATTGGAAAGAACATTCAGGATGTTTTTGGGAATGAGGCTGAAGGGATTGAGGTAATTAGAATGAAACGCGAAGCGGTGATTAATGAGCACCCTGGAAAATATACTACACTTAAAGAAGGCGATCAGTTATTATTAAGATGCAATATTGAACAACTTATAAAACTCAAAGAATCTGGGGACCTAACCATCATTAAAAAGATAGATCAAAAAAGTACTGAATTAGAAGATTCAATAGATGATAGTATAGAAGAAAATATTCAAGTAGTAGAATTACTTATGCTTCCCAATTCACCTTTGATTGGTAAAAGTATTAAAACAGTTGGCTGGTACGATCTTCACGGAGCAGTTCCTTTGGCCATAAGAAAGCGAAGGAGTTTAAGAAATCCAGGACGAAGAATATTCGACAAAAAATCTGATGATATTGAACTACGTGTTGGTGACCGGTTGCTAGTAGAGGTAACAAAAAATGATCTGGAGAACCTTAGCAAAATGGATAACATTAGTATTCTGCAGGAGCACAGTGATATCAAGGTTAGCAGCATCTGGAAGAGAAATTTAACCTTTGGTATACTCCTCCTGGTCATTGGTCTTTCTGCATTTTCGATATTCCCCATTTTAAAAAGTGCTCTTATAGGTTGTTTTCTTATGATCTTTTTAAAATGTATAAACCTTGGTAAGGTATATTCACAGGTTAACTGGCAAATTATATTCCTTCTGGCAGGTATGATCCCTCTTGGTGTCGCTATGAGCAATACAGGTGCCGACCAGTGGATTTCAGATAGTCTTTTGAGAATATTTGAAGGTCAGGCTAATTTTGTGATCATTGGTCTATTATTCCTGGTGACCATGTTCCTGAGTGGTTTTATTTCAAACAATGCCACTGCCATTATCATTGCGCCCATCGCAATTACCATTGCTGCAAATTTAAATTTAGATCCTAAACCGTTTATTCTGGCAGTTCTTTTTGCCTCTAACTTTAGCTTCTTCACTCCCGTAGGTTATCAAACCAATACGATAATTTATGGAATGGGAATTTATAAATTCAAGCACTTTTTATTGATTGGGGGTGTGCTTTCCATCGCACTTTGGATCACGGCGACCCTACTTCTTTCGGGGCAGTTATAA
- a CDS encoding T9SS type A sorting domain-containing protein, which produces MLIKHHRKILLLILIILFSVSITNAQEDFTLTGNYTISENESEEYENLNLTTNSSHLIVNGTLIVHGNLDMSGNKSQFTMGSSAVVIVYGNFIGSNKVDISISSYLIVQGNFTRRTGSNQSNIDIDNGNVYIFGEVDGWQDEFTSCDDYNGNTSGVSNEECEYGTESDYEDNIEDFPSEIADKLNCFNLTNPEDQTSCEGNNVVFNIQTSTSRNVSYQWQVKASGSDAYTDIVGANTINLSLNNITNDMGGNLYRVKIRAEETGSGCKVSISKPAALIIDTVFDWTGALGSDWNNPGNWLCNTIPNINSNTTISSGLTNYPIISSGGSATVNNLTIESGATLEISDNNLEIYGSISNNGEIIANAGTLVMKGSSSAQSLPSGLFRNNRILNLEIDNLNSVISNTTIELSGWLKLTNGNLFTNDDFTLISNAAKTALIDGSGNGEIIGNVSMQRYIDPAFGYKYFGSPFSNTTVGDFSSYVDLNSEFPSVFKYMEDREDADGNDLSGWEAYTNSVSGFNILEGYALNFGTAGGELILDINGTVNNGDVTRNLNTSNGDYTKGFHLVSNPYPSPIDWNMIPSLSTNIDNAAYFFRADATDEYGGAYTSYVADISSSGTGGSIVPSMQGFFIHASDGTSSSVLRMNNGVRVNDFSQEFYKNQVTVNEPGLIRISAGFGNKNYSDPLVIYFNNNLSLDFDRENDALKLYNSNKDLPNFYSITNDGKETSINGMPAIDSQNKLRIPLGIKTEKQGRLNIKLEDLENIEEDIQVFLIDQERRVSVNLKEENYSLNLEKGTYKNRFFLSFSPDRFPDPSILFNDPFSLMDTSEKIGVRMHLNERESGHLRISNINGQLLKLIQVTGGEDINFSNIQSTGIYLVTFISNLRQFSKKVIVRK; this is translated from the coding sequence ATGCTAATCAAACATCATAGGAAAATATTACTTTTAATTTTAATTATCCTGTTTTCAGTATCAATAACCAATGCCCAGGAAGATTTTACTTTAACTGGAAATTATACTATTTCAGAAAATGAATCTGAAGAGTACGAAAACCTTAACCTTACAACGAACTCAAGTCACCTAATAGTAAATGGAACACTTATAGTTCATGGCAACCTTGACATGAGTGGTAATAAATCACAGTTTACCATGGGAAGTTCTGCTGTGGTCATAGTTTATGGGAATTTTATAGGTTCAAATAAGGTGGACATTTCTATTTCTTCATATTTGATTGTCCAGGGAAACTTTACAAGAAGAACAGGTTCAAATCAATCCAATATTGATATAGATAATGGGAATGTCTATATTTTTGGTGAAGTTGATGGATGGCAGGATGAGTTTACGAGTTGTGATGATTATAATGGCAATACGTCAGGAGTATCCAATGAGGAATGTGAATATGGAACAGAAAGTGATTATGAGGATAATATTGAAGATTTTCCATCAGAAATCGCAGACAAACTTAACTGTTTCAACTTAACTAATCCAGAAGATCAAACCTCTTGCGAGGGTAATAATGTTGTATTCAATATTCAAACATCTACAAGTCGCAACGTTTCCTATCAATGGCAAGTTAAGGCATCAGGGAGTGATGCTTATACCGATATTGTGGGCGCGAACACTATAAATTTATCTTTAAATAATATTACCAATGACATGGGCGGAAACCTCTATCGCGTAAAAATCAGAGCTGAGGAAACAGGATCAGGATGTAAGGTTTCTATATCCAAACCTGCAGCCTTAATTATAGATACAGTATTTGATTGGACGGGGGCTTTGGGATCAGATTGGAACAACCCAGGAAATTGGTTGTGTAATACTATTCCAAACATTAACTCTAACACCACAATTTCGTCTGGACTTACCAATTATCCTATAATTAGTTCTGGAGGTTCTGCCACAGTGAATAATCTTACTATTGAATCTGGTGCAACTTTGGAGATTTCTGATAACAACCTTGAAATTTACGGCTCTATTTCAAATAACGGTGAAATTATTGCTAATGCAGGGACTTTGGTTATGAAAGGTTCTTCTTCAGCACAAAGTCTACCTTCAGGTCTCTTCAGAAATAATAGAATTTTGAATCTTGAGATTGACAATCTTAATTCAGTGATATCAAATACAACTATAGAGCTTTCTGGTTGGTTAAAATTGACTAATGGTAACCTTTTTACTAATGATGATTTTACGCTAATTTCCAATGCTGCCAAAACTGCTTTGATTGATGGTTCTGGTAACGGCGAGATTATTGGCAATGTGAGCATGCAGCGATATATTGACCCGGCATTTGGGTATAAATATTTTGGTTCTCCATTCAGCAACACCACTGTAGGTGATTTCTCTTCCTATGTAGATCTAAACTCAGAGTTTCCTTCAGTCTTCAAGTATATGGAAGACAGAGAAGATGCAGATGGAAATGATCTCTCTGGCTGGGAAGCCTATACAAATTCTGTTTCTGGGTTTAATATTCTGGAAGGATATGCATTGAATTTTGGTACTGCAGGAGGTGAATTAATTTTAGATATTAATGGAACGGTAAATAATGGTGATGTTACCCGGAATTTGAACACTTCTAATGGAGACTACACAAAAGGCTTTCATCTTGTATCCAATCCCTACCCCTCTCCTATTGACTGGAATATGATACCTAGTTTATCAACCAATATAGATAATGCTGCTTACTTTTTTAGGGCAGATGCAACAGATGAATATGGTGGAGCCTATACTTCGTATGTTGCAGATATAAGCAGCTCTGGAACTGGAGGCAGTATAGTCCCATCTATGCAAGGTTTTTTTATACACGCAAGCGATGGCACTTCGAGCTCAGTTCTTAGGATGAATAATGGTGTAAGAGTCAATGATTTTTCCCAGGAATTTTATAAAAATCAGGTTACAGTAAATGAACCTGGCTTGATTAGAATTTCAGCCGGCTTTGGGAATAAAAACTATTCAGATCCTTTGGTTATTTATTTTAATAACAATTTATCATTAGATTTTGATCGGGAGAATGACGCTTTAAAACTATATAACTCTAATAAAGATCTCCCAAATTTCTATTCGATTACTAATGATGGGAAAGAGACATCTATTAATGGAATGCCTGCTATTGATTCACAGAATAAACTTAGAATACCGCTAGGGATCAAGACAGAAAAACAGGGAAGACTAAACATTAAATTAGAAGATCTGGAGAATATAGAGGAAGATATTCAGGTATTTCTGATAGATCAGGAAAGAAGGGTTTCAGTTAATTTAAAAGAAGAAAATTATAGTCTGAATCTCGAAAAGGGAACGTATAAGAATAGGTTCTTTCTTTCATTTTCACCAGATAGATTTCCCGATCCTTCCATACTGTTCAATGACCCATTCAGTCTTATGGATACTTCAGAAAAGATAGGAGTTCGCATGCATCTGAATGAACGGGAATCCGGTCATTTAAGAATTAGCAATATTAACGGTCAATTACTAAAATTAATTCAGGTAACTGGCGGTGAAGATATCAACTTTAGTAATATACAAAGTACAGGAATTTACCTGGTGACTTTTATTTCGAACCTTCGCCAGTTTTCTAAAAAAGTAATCGTAAGAAAATGA